One Halobacterium wangiae genomic window, CTGGAGCAGGACGCGCTGGCTCACGGCGACGACACCGAGCAACATCGCGCTCAGTAACGCGAGACGTGCGGGACGGGAGGTCACGGCAGTCTGGAACGGTGTGTGGATGCCGCCGCCCTGGTAGTTCGCGACGTAGACCGCCACCGTGGCGATGAGGACACCGGCGACTTGGATGGGTCCGAGATGCTGGTCGAGCACGACAACTTCGAGCGGAAGGACGAACGCTGGAGAGAGCTTGCTGAGCGGTGCGACGTACGAGACGTCCCCGACGGCCAGCGCGTGGTACAGCAACAGCAACCCGCTGGCGAACACGACTACAACGCCGGCGGCAGCAAGCCAGTCGTCCGCGGGCAGCGCCACCACTTCTCTGACGACAGTCCGGCCGGGGTCGAGACTCACCGCGGTTAGAAACCACCCCACTGAGAAAATGTTCGTCACGACGATGACGAGTGCGGGCGGGTAGTCACTGAAGTGCCGCTTCAGATAGAACAGGAAGACGCCCCAGAGGACCGCCACGCTGGCGGCGTAGGCGAGTCCCTGGGCGTGTGGAACGAACGTCATCAGTGACTGGATGGGGTGCGTGTCCTTACCAGTTCTGCCGAGAATGCGTCTCGGGGGTGCGAGGCAGACACGGCTTCGAGAGTAAACAATATACGAGCGCGCTCGAATTATGTTAGCGCATGTCGAGCCAGCACCGCAATTTCATCGACGGGGATTGGGTAGAATCCAACTCCGGCGAGACGTTCGAGAACAGGAACCCGGCGGACACCAAGGAAGTCATCGGCGAATACCAGCAGTCGACAGCCGAGGACGCGGAGGCGGCCATCGAAGCCGCGAACGAAGCCGCAGACGAGTGGGCAGCGATGCCCGGGCCGGAGCGCGGGCGCATCCTCCGGAAGGCGGGCGAGATCCTCGCAGACCGGAAGGAGGAACTCACGCAGACGCTCTCCCACGAGGTCGGTAAGACCACGTCGGAGGCGGGAGGTGAGGTCCAGCGCTCGATCGACATCTACGCGTACTATGCAGCCAAGGCGAGTGACTTCGGGGGGACCGTCAAGGAGTCCTCGAGCCCGACGACCCACCTCTACTCCCAGAGCGAGCCGGTGGGCGTCGCCGGCCTCATCACGCCGTGGAACTTCCCGATCGCCATCGCGTCGTGGAAGATGGCGCCGGCGCTCGCGGCGGGGAACACCGTCGTCCTCAAACCCGCGTCGCTCGCACCGGGAATCATCCGCGAGCTCGTGGAGGCACTGGAGGACGCGGGAATCCCTGACGGAGTCGTGAACTTCGTCACCGGGCCCGGGCGGAGCGTCGGGGCCACCGTCTCCTCCAGTCCGGACGTGGACGCGGTCTCGTTCACGGGTAGCCACTCGGTCGGTGAAAAGGTCCGCAAGCAGGCGGTCGACGACGGGAAGCGTGTGCAACTGGAGATGGGCGGGAAGAATCCGACCGTCGTGATGCCTAGCGCTGACGTGGACGAAGCCGTGGACATCGTCGCAGGCGGCTGCTTCGGCGTCACCGGCGAGGCGTGTACGGCGACCTCCAAGGCGATCGTCCACGAGGACGTCTACGAGGAGTTCGTCGAGAAGATGGTCGACCACGTCGAGAGTATCGAGGTCGGTCCGGGGCTCGAGGACTACGACATGGGCCCGCACATCAGCGAGTCAGAGCTCGACTCGACCCTCGACTACGTCGAGATCGGTCAACAAGAGGGTGCGACGCTCGAGACCGGCGGGAACCGCGTCACAGGCGACG contains:
- a CDS encoding DMT family transporter; amino-acid sequence: MTFVPHAQGLAYAASVAVLWGVFLFYLKRHFSDYPPALVIVVTNIFSVGWFLTAVSLDPGRTVVREVVALPADDWLAAAGVVVVFASGLLLLYHALAVGDVSYVAPLSKLSPAFVLPLEVVVLDQHLGPIQVAGVLIATVAVYVANYQGGGIHTPFQTAVTSRPARLALLSAMLLGVVAVSQRVLLQEGGVQPAVWTLIKLAGVPIVLGPVAWRGRTPRVWGDLGKFAVAGAFVGLGEWVTALAFSTIPASLASPIISMQAVVAVVLGGIILGEEDLLLRLVAAGTAVVGVVLIALG
- a CDS encoding aldehyde dehydrogenase family protein; protein product: MSSQHRNFIDGDWVESNSGETFENRNPADTKEVIGEYQQSTAEDAEAAIEAANEAADEWAAMPGPERGRILRKAGEILADRKEELTQTLSHEVGKTTSEAGGEVQRSIDIYAYYAAKASDFGGTVKESSSPTTHLYSQSEPVGVAGLITPWNFPIAIASWKMAPALAAGNTVVLKPASLAPGIIRELVEALEDAGIPDGVVNFVTGPGRSVGATVSSSPDVDAVSFTGSHSVGEKVRKQAVDDGKRVQLEMGGKNPTVVMPSADVDEAVDIVAGGCFGVTGEACTATSKAIVHEDVYEEFVEKMVDHVESIEVGPGLEDYDMGPHISESELDSTLDYVEIGQQEGATLETGGNRVTGDGYDDGYFVEPAVFSDVTNDMRIAQEEIFGPVLAIIPVSGFEDALRQANDVRYGLAAGLVTQDLTEAHEFANRAEAGIVKVNEKTTGLELHVPFGGFKDSSSETYREQGDAGLDFYSISRTVYMNY